In one window of Photorhabdus laumondii subsp. laumondii DNA:
- a CDS encoding sulfate ABC transporter substrate-binding protein, with translation MKKYSIKNTILNGLVVVTLLGSSHAFAVELLNSSYDVARELFSALNPEFEKQWNEQYPQDKLIIKQSHAGSSKQALAILQGLRADVVTYNQVTDVQILHDRGNLISADWQNRLPNSSSPYYSTMAFLVRKGNPKNIRNWDDLVRQDVKLVLPNPKTSGNGRYAYLAAWGVIQQENGGDQGKTREWMQRFLKNVAVFDTGGRGATTSFIERGLGDVLISFESEVNNIRKQYGEDKYEVLVPPVGILAEFPVAWIDKHIAKNGTEKAAKAYLNYLYSPQAQQIITSFNYRVSNKNVMNQQRARFPATKLFRLEDQFGSWPQVMKTHFNTGGILDQLLAEGHK, from the coding sequence ATGAAAAAGTATTCAATAAAAAATACGATACTAAACGGACTGGTAGTAGTAACTTTATTAGGCAGCAGTCATGCCTTTGCTGTAGAGCTATTAAACAGCTCTTATGATGTTGCGCGTGAGTTATTTTCTGCATTGAATCCTGAATTTGAAAAACAGTGGAATGAGCAGTATCCACAAGATAAGTTGATAATCAAACAATCCCACGCTGGCTCCTCCAAACAAGCACTGGCAATTCTTCAAGGATTGCGGGCTGATGTGGTGACTTACAATCAGGTAACGGATGTGCAAATTTTGCATGATCGTGGCAATCTGATCTCGGCTGATTGGCAGAACCGCCTGCCAAATAGCAGTTCACCTTACTATTCCACGATGGCGTTTCTCGTGCGTAAAGGTAACCCCAAAAATATTCGTAATTGGGATGATTTAGTGCGTCAGGATGTCAAATTAGTCTTGCCAAACCCTAAAACCTCCGGTAATGGCCGTTATGCTTATTTGGCCGCTTGGGGGGTTATTCAACAGGAAAATGGTGGAGATCAGGGTAAAACTCGCGAATGGATGCAACGTTTCCTGAAAAATGTTGCTGTGTTTGATACTGGTGGTCGCGGGGCAACAACGTCATTTATTGAGCGTGGTTTGGGCGATGTACTGATCAGTTTCGAATCTGAAGTGAACAACATTCGCAAGCAGTATGGTGAGGATAAATATGAAGTGCTCGTTCCACCGGTAGGTATTCTGGCGGAATTCCCTGTGGCTTGGATTGATAAGCATATTGCGAAAAACGGTACAGAGAAAGCGGCTAAAGCTTATCTGAATTATCTTTATAGCCCACAAGCACAGCAGATCATTACCAGTTTTAATTATCGTGTCAGTAATAAAAACGTGATGAATCAACAGAGAGCCCGTTTTCCAGCAACTAAGCTGTTTCGATTGGAAGATCAATTTGGTAGTTGGCCACAAGTGATGAAAACTCACTTTAATACTGGCGGTATACTGGACCAATTGCTGGCCGAGGGGCATAAGTAA
- the cysT gene encoding sulfate/thiosulfate ABC transporter permease CysT produces MFSRSSKRVLPGFGLSLGSSLFYTCLILLLPLSALVVQLSSMTWEQYWQVIANPQVVAAYKVTLLAAAVASLFNAVFGMLMAWVLTRYRFPGRSLLDGLMDLPFALPTAVAGLTLATLFSVSGWYGSLLGHFDVKVVNTWLGIAVAMAFTSLPFVVRTIQPVLEELGPEYEEAAQTLGANRWQTFWRVVLPELSPALIAGTALSFTRSLGEFGAVIFIAGNIAWQTEVVSLMIFIRLQEFDYPAASAIASVILAISLILLFSINTLQSRFGRRIGGH; encoded by the coding sequence ATGTTTTCGAGATCCAGTAAGCGAGTATTGCCTGGTTTTGGGTTGAGTTTAGGCAGTAGTTTGTTCTATACCTGTTTGATTTTATTGTTACCCCTGAGTGCATTAGTTGTGCAGCTTTCCAGTATGACTTGGGAACAGTATTGGCAGGTGATTGCTAATCCCCAAGTTGTAGCAGCTTATAAAGTGACATTGCTAGCAGCAGCGGTTGCCAGCTTGTTTAATGCGGTGTTTGGTATGTTGATGGCATGGGTTTTAACCCGCTATCGTTTCCCAGGCCGTAGCTTATTGGATGGTTTGATGGATCTCCCTTTTGCGTTACCTACTGCGGTAGCGGGATTGACATTGGCAACGCTATTCTCTGTGAGTGGTTGGTATGGCTCTTTGCTTGGGCACTTTGATGTGAAAGTAGTAAATACTTGGTTGGGTATTGCGGTAGCGATGGCGTTTACAAGTCTGCCATTTGTAGTGCGAACGATTCAGCCGGTACTTGAAGAGCTAGGGCCAGAATATGAAGAAGCAGCTCAAACATTAGGCGCTAATCGTTGGCAAACTTTCTGGCGGGTTGTATTGCCAGAATTATCTCCGGCTTTAATTGCCGGCACCGCACTCTCTTTTACCCGCAGCCTGGGGGAGTTTGGTGCAGTGATCTTTATTGCCGGTAACATTGCATGGCAGACAGAAGTGGTATCGCTGATGATTTTTATCCGCTTACAGGAGTTTGATTACCCCGCAGCCAGTGCTATCGCATCAGTTATATTGGCAATATCCCTGATATTACTATTTAGCATTAATACTCTGCAAAGCCGCTTTGGTAGGCGGATTGGAGGGCATTAA
- the cysW gene encoding sulfate/thiosulfate ABC transporter permease CysW, protein MVELSESYVAQRPPVNWAKWTLIITGVLFSILLLVIPIVWIFMTAFSKGVEIVTENLLDPDMLHAIWLTILIALITVPVNLIFGVMIAWLVTRFQFPGRQCLLTLIDIPFAVSPVVAGLIYLLFYGSNGWAGSLLEPYDIQLMFSWPGMALVTIFVTCPFVVRELVPMMLSQGSQEDEAAILLGASGWKMFWRVTLPNIRWALLYGVVLTNARAIGEFGAVSVVSGAIRGETYTLPLQVELLHQDYNTVGAFTAAALLALMAIITLIVKSALQWRLSRQHG, encoded by the coding sequence ATGGTTGAATTATCTGAATCTTATGTAGCGCAACGACCACCTGTAAATTGGGCGAAATGGACGTTGATCATAACAGGCGTATTGTTTTCAATCTTACTGTTAGTGATCCCGATTGTCTGGATATTTATGACTGCCTTTTCTAAAGGCGTTGAGATAGTCACTGAGAATCTTTTAGATCCTGATATGTTGCATGCCATCTGGTTAACGATACTGATCGCGTTAATTACCGTCCCGGTAAACCTAATTTTTGGCGTCATGATTGCTTGGCTGGTAACGCGCTTTCAGTTTCCAGGGCGGCAATGTTTATTGACATTAATCGACATTCCGTTTGCTGTTTCGCCGGTCGTAGCTGGTTTGATCTACCTATTGTTTTATGGTTCGAATGGCTGGGCCGGAAGTTTGCTGGAACCCTATGATATCCAATTGATGTTTTCTTGGCCGGGGATGGCCTTAGTAACGATATTTGTGACTTGTCCTTTCGTTGTTCGAGAGCTGGTGCCGATGATGCTTAGTCAGGGGAGTCAGGAGGATGAAGCTGCAATTTTATTGGGGGCATCTGGTTGGAAAATGTTTTGGCGGGTGACATTACCTAATATCCGTTGGGCGTTGTTATATGGCGTGGTTTTGACCAATGCCCGGGCAATTGGTGAATTTGGTGCTGTCTCAGTGGTATCCGGTGCTATTCGTGGTGAAACTTACACATTGCCGTTGCAGGTTGAATTACTGCATCAAGATTACAACACCGTAGGGGCATTTACTGCGGCGGCATTGTTAGCATTGATGGCAATTATCACTTTGATTGTTAAAAGTGCTTTGCAGTGGCGGTTAAGTCGCCAACATGGTTAA
- the cysA gene encoding sulfate/thiosulfate ABC transporter ATP-binding protein CysA, translated as MSIEINNISKYFGRTQVLSDITLNVFSGEMVALLGPSGSGKTTLLRIIAGLEQQTAGKLSFHGQDVSRMHAKDRQVGFVFQHYALFRHMTVFDNVAFGLTVLPRRRRPNMAAIRRKVMELLEMVQLTHFAERYPSQLSGGQKQRVALARALAVEPQILLLDEPFGALDAQVRMELRRWLRQLHEELKFTSVFVTHDQEEAMEVADRVVVMRQGNIEQVGTPQEVWRYPASRFVMEFLGEVNHFSGEIKGSQLLIGGQHLPLNVTPIHQGNVDVFLRPWDIMMNSQPTLSSPLPVQVTEVSPRGHFWQLSVQPLGWHHESVAVVWFDETSVPTRGNRYFIGGTEARLYAGDKQLQTLSLAQTA; from the coding sequence ATGAGTATTGAAATTAACAATATTAGTAAATATTTTGGTCGGACTCAGGTTCTGAGCGATATCACTCTGAATGTTTTTTCTGGAGAAATGGTTGCTCTGCTTGGTCCGTCAGGCTCCGGTAAAACAACCTTGTTGAGGATTATTGCTGGTCTGGAACAACAAACCGCGGGGAAGTTGAGTTTCCATGGGCAAGATGTTAGCCGTATGCATGCTAAAGATCGGCAAGTTGGATTCGTATTTCAGCATTATGCACTGTTTCGGCATATGACCGTGTTTGATAATGTTGCTTTTGGATTGACAGTACTGCCACGACGTAGGCGTCCGAATATGGCGGCTATCCGCCGTAAGGTGATGGAGTTGCTGGAAATGGTGCAATTGACGCATTTTGCTGAACGTTATCCATCGCAACTTTCTGGTGGACAAAAACAGCGGGTGGCGTTGGCAAGAGCATTGGCTGTTGAACCACAAATTCTATTACTCGATGAGCCATTTGGTGCACTGGATGCTCAGGTAAGAATGGAGTTACGCCGTTGGCTACGCCAGCTCCATGAAGAGCTTAAATTTACCAGCGTCTTTGTCACTCACGATCAGGAAGAAGCGATGGAAGTGGCTGACCGGGTTGTTGTTATGAGACAAGGGAATATTGAACAGGTAGGTACGCCACAAGAGGTATGGCGTTATCCGGCAAGCCGTTTTGTGATGGAGTTCTTGGGTGAGGTCAATCATTTTAGTGGAGAAATTAAAGGCTCTCAGTTGTTGATTGGCGGACAGCACTTGCCTCTCAATGTGACGCCAATCCATCAGGGGAATGTTGATGTATTCTTGCGTCCGTGGGATATCATGATGAACTCGCAACCGACACTTTCCAGTCCATTGCCGGTACAGGTGACCGAGGTCAGTCCTAGAGGGCATTTCTGGCAGCTTTCGGTTCAGCCCCTAGGCTGGCATCATGAATCGGTTGCTGTTGTTTGGTTTGATGAAACTTCAGTACCCACAAGAGGAAATCGTTATTTTATTGGTGGCACTGAGGCGCGTTTATATGCGGGTGATAAACAATTGCAAACACTAAGTTTAGCCCAAACGGCCTGA
- the cysM gene encoding cysteine synthase CysM, which yields MASLEHFIGNTPLVKLQRITDKLGGEIWVKLEGNNPAGSIKDRTALSMIQQAELRGEISPGDVLIEATSGNTGIALAMIAAVKGYHLKLLMPDNMSLERQASMRAYGAELILVSRAMGMEGARDLAQQMERNGEGKVLDQFNNPDNPLAHFTTTGPEIWQQTQGRITHFVSSMGTTGTITGVSRYLKSQSNRVQIIGLQPAENSHIPGIRRWSPAYLPGIFRKELVDQVLDITQKEAEDTMRLLAQKEGIFCGVSSGGAVAGALSIAAQNPGSVIVTIICDRGDRYLSTGVFN from the coding sequence GTGGCAAGCTTGGAACATTTTATAGGTAACACCCCGCTGGTAAAATTACAACGAATCACCGATAAGCTAGGGGGGGAAATATGGGTGAAGCTTGAAGGTAATAATCCGGCAGGCTCGATAAAGGACAGAACAGCGCTATCAATGATTCAGCAAGCTGAATTGCGCGGTGAAATTTCTCCCGGTGACGTATTAATTGAAGCCACTAGCGGAAATACGGGTATTGCGTTAGCAATGATTGCCGCAGTGAAAGGTTATCACCTTAAATTACTGATGCCTGATAATATGAGCCTTGAGCGTCAGGCTTCTATGCGAGCTTATGGTGCAGAACTGATTTTAGTGAGTAGAGCAATGGGCATGGAAGGTGCACGTGATTTAGCTCAGCAAATGGAGCGTAATGGTGAAGGTAAAGTTCTTGATCAATTCAATAACCCAGATAATCCTTTAGCGCATTTTACGACGACAGGGCCGGAAATTTGGCAGCAGACGCAAGGGCGTATTACACATTTTGTTTCCAGTATGGGAACGACGGGAACCATTACCGGTGTTAGCCGCTATTTAAAAAGCCAGTCTAATCGTGTACAGATTATTGGCTTACAACCGGCGGAGAATAGCCATATTCCCGGTATTCGCCGTTGGTCGCCGGCTTATTTGCCTGGCATTTTCCGCAAGGAGCTAGTTGATCAAGTGCTGGATATCACTCAGAAAGAAGCTGAAGATACCATGCGTTTATTAGCTCAGAAAGAAGGGATTTTCTGTGGAGTTAGTTCCGGCGGTGCTGTTGCTGGAGCATTAAGTATTGCAGCACAAAATCCAGGTTCTGTTATTGTTACCATTATTTGCGATCGTGGTGATAGATATCTTTCTACCGGAGTATTTAATTAA
- the crr gene encoding PTS glucose transporter subunit IIA: MGLFDKLKSLVSDDKKNSGTIEIIAPLSGEIVNIEDVPDVVFAEKIVGDGIAIKPAGNKIVAPVDGTIGKIFETNHAFSIESDSGIELFVHFGIDTVELKGEGFKRIAEEGQRVQKGDLVLEFDLKFLEERAKSTLTPVVISNMDEIKELSKLSGSVTVGETPIMRIKK, from the coding sequence ATGGGTCTGTTTGATAAACTGAAATCTCTAGTTTCAGATGATAAAAAAAACAGCGGCACTATTGAAATTATCGCACCTTTATCTGGTGAGATTGTCAATATTGAAGATGTTCCAGATGTTGTCTTCGCCGAGAAAATTGTCGGCGACGGTATCGCTATAAAACCTGCCGGCAACAAGATAGTTGCACCAGTTGATGGAACCATCGGCAAAATATTTGAAACCAACCATGCATTTTCTATCGAATCGGACAGCGGTATTGAGCTATTTGTCCATTTTGGTATTGATACGGTTGAGCTTAAAGGTGAAGGCTTTAAACGTATTGCTGAAGAAGGTCAGCGTGTACAAAAAGGTGATTTAGTTTTGGAATTCGATCTTAAATTCCTTGAAGAGAGAGCAAAATCGACCCTGACACCTGTTGTTATTTCCAACATGGATGAAATTAAAGAGTTATCCAAGTTGAGTGGTTCTGTCACTGTTGGTGAAACACCCATTATGCGTATTAAAAAGTAG
- the ptsI gene encoding phosphoenolpyruvate-protein phosphotransferase PtsI has translation MISGILVSPGIAFGKALLLKEDSIIINQKKISQEQIEQEISYFKQGREKASSQLEIIKNIAAKNLGEEKAEIFEGHIMLLEDEELEQEIIALIKNDLKTSDAAVYSVIETQAQALEELDDEYLKERATDVRDIGKRLLKNILGIPIVDLGSISEEVILVANDLTPSETAQLNLEKVLGFITDLGGRTSHTSIMARSLELPAIVGTTQATTTIQNGDYLILDAVNNHIYINPSDAEIEQLKKTKNEYLSEKAELAKLKDLPAMTLDGHQVEVCANIGTVRDVIGAERNGAEGVGLYRTEFLFMDRDALPTEEEQFQAYKAVAEAIGSQAVIIRTMDIGGDKNLPYMNLPKEENPFLGWRAIRICLDRKEILHSQLRAILRASAFGKLRIMFPMIISVEEVQELKVELELLKGQLREEGKKFDEAIEVGVMIETPASAVIAHHLAKEVDFFSIGTNDLTQYTLAVDRGNELISHLYNPMLPAVLSLIKQTIDASHAEGKWTGMCGELAGDERATLLLLGMGLDEFSMSAISIPRIKKIIRNTRYEDAKALAEQALSQSTAKGLIALVDTFIKEKTLC, from the coding sequence ATGATTTCAGGCATATTAGTATCACCAGGCATTGCTTTCGGTAAAGCACTATTACTGAAAGAAGACTCAATCATTATCAATCAGAAAAAAATTAGCCAAGAGCAAATCGAACAAGAAATTTCCTATTTCAAGCAAGGTCGTGAAAAAGCCTCATCTCAGCTAGAAATCATCAAGAACATAGCAGCAAAAAACCTCGGAGAAGAAAAAGCTGAAATCTTCGAAGGGCATATCATGCTATTGGAAGATGAAGAACTTGAGCAAGAAATTATTGCGTTAATCAAAAACGATTTAAAAACCTCAGATGCCGCGGTTTATTCTGTTATTGAAACCCAGGCCCAAGCCCTTGAAGAATTAGATGATGAATACCTGAAAGAACGTGCCACAGACGTGCGTGATATCGGGAAACGCTTGCTGAAAAACATTCTCGGTATACCCATTGTTGATCTTGGCTCCATTTCAGAAGAAGTCATTCTGGTTGCCAACGATTTGACTCCATCTGAAACCGCACAACTCAATCTGGAAAAAGTACTCGGCTTTATTACCGATTTAGGTGGCCGAACTTCCCACACGTCAATCATGGCCCGCTCTCTTGAACTGCCAGCGATCGTGGGTACCACTCAAGCGACGACGACAATCCAGAATGGTGATTACCTAATTCTGGACGCAGTAAATAACCATATTTACATCAACCCGTCTGATGCAGAAATTGAACAGCTTAAAAAGACCAAAAACGAATATCTGTCAGAAAAAGCTGAACTTGCAAAGTTGAAAGATCTCCCGGCAATGACTCTTGATGGTCATCAAGTTGAAGTCTGTGCCAATATCGGTACCGTCCGTGATGTGATCGGCGCTGAACGTAATGGTGCCGAAGGTGTCGGTTTATACCGTACAGAATTTCTGTTTATGGATCGTGATGCACTGCCAACAGAAGAAGAACAATTCCAAGCTTATAAAGCCGTGGCCGAAGCAATAGGCAGCCAAGCGGTTATTATACGTACGATGGATATCGGTGGTGATAAAAATCTGCCCTATATGAATCTACCGAAAGAAGAGAATCCATTCCTTGGTTGGCGTGCAATTCGTATTTGCCTTGATCGAAAAGAGATCTTACATTCTCAGTTACGTGCTATCTTACGTGCATCTGCTTTCGGTAAATTACGTATTATGTTTCCAATGATTATTTCTGTAGAAGAAGTACAAGAGCTGAAAGTAGAACTTGAATTGCTGAAAGGCCAGCTTCGCGAAGAAGGTAAAAAATTCGATGAAGCAATCGAAGTGGGAGTGATGATAGAAACACCAGCTTCAGCAGTTATTGCTCATCACCTGGCAAAAGAAGTTGACTTTTTCAGTATTGGGACAAACGATCTAACTCAGTATACTCTAGCTGTAGACCGCGGTAACGAGTTGATTTCTCATCTTTATAACCCGATGCTACCAGCAGTATTGAGCCTGATTAAGCAAACCATCGATGCTTCACACGCTGAAGGTAAATGGACGGGGATGTGTGGCGAGCTTGCAGGTGATGAACGTGCTACCTTGTTGCTATTAGGCATGGGGCTGGATGAGTTTAGTATGAGTGCGATTTCTATTCCCCGCATCAAGAAAATCATTCGTAATACGCGTTACGAAGATGCAAAAGCGCTAGCTGAGCAAGCCCTTTCTCAGTCTACCGCTAAGGGGTTGATAGCATTGGTTGATACCTTCATCAAAGAAAAAACACTTTGCTAA
- the ptsH gene encoding phosphocarrier protein Hpr, producing the protein MFQQEVTITAPNGLHTRPAAQFVKEAKSFASDITLTSGGKTASAKSLFKLQTLGLTQGTVVTISAEGEDEQKAIEHLVKLMAELE; encoded by the coding sequence ATGTTCCAGCAAGAAGTCACTATTACTGCACCAAATGGCCTACACACCCGTCCCGCTGCACAGTTTGTTAAAGAAGCCAAAAGTTTCGCCTCCGACATTACTCTGACTTCCGGTGGTAAAACTGCCAGTGCCAAAAGCCTATTTAAGCTACAAACTTTGGGACTCACTCAAGGCACTGTAGTGACCATTTCTGCTGAAGGTGAAGATGAGCAAAAAGCAATCGAGCATCTGGTTAAGTTGATGGCAGAACTGGAATAA
- the cysK gene encoding cysteine synthase A codes for MNKIYEDNSLTIGRTPLIRLKHFGNGRILAKVESRNPSFSVKCRIGSNMIWDAEKHGILQPGKELVEPTSGNTGIALAYVAAARGYKLTLTMPETMSIERRKLLKALGAQLVLTEGAKGMKGAIEKANEIKASDPDRYIILQQFSNPANPEIHEKTTGPEIWEDTDGEVDVFVTGVGTGGTLTGVARYLKNTKGKNITTVAVEPEESPVISQTLAGEEVKPGPHKIQGIGAGFIPDNLDLTLVDRVFKISSEEAIKTAREIMVKEGILAGISSGAAVAAAVKLSQEPEYKDKNIVVILASSGERYLSSVLFADLSDE; via the coding sequence ATGAATAAAATTTACGAAGATAATTCTTTGACTATTGGTCGTACCCCGTTAATTCGCCTAAAACACTTTGGCAATGGGCGTATTCTGGCAAAAGTAGAATCCCGTAACCCAAGTTTTAGTGTAAAATGTCGCATTGGTTCCAACATGATTTGGGATGCTGAAAAACACGGTATCCTACAACCCGGGAAAGAGTTGGTAGAACCTACCAGCGGTAATACCGGGATAGCCCTTGCTTATGTTGCCGCCGCTCGGGGCTACAAATTAACGCTGACTATGCCAGAAACCATGAGTATTGAGCGCCGCAAGCTATTGAAAGCATTGGGAGCGCAACTGGTGCTGACGGAAGGCGCTAAAGGTATGAAGGGTGCCATTGAGAAAGCTAACGAGATTAAAGCTAGCGATCCCGATCGTTATATTATCCTGCAACAGTTTAGCAATCCGGCAAACCCGGAAATCCATGAAAAAACCACAGGCCCGGAAATCTGGGAAGACACAGACGGTGAAGTAGATGTATTTGTTACCGGTGTAGGGACTGGCGGTACATTAACAGGGGTTGCCCGTTACCTGAAAAACACCAAAGGTAAAAATATCACCACGGTTGCTGTAGAGCCGGAAGAATCACCCGTCATCAGCCAGACTCTGGCCGGTGAAGAAGTGAAACCGGGTCCCCATAAGATTCAAGGTATTGGTGCAGGTTTCATTCCAGATAACCTTGATTTGACACTGGTTGATCGCGTTTTCAAAATCAGCAGTGAGGAAGCTATCAAAACCGCACGTGAAATCATGGTAAAAGAGGGCATTCTGGCAGGTATCTCCTCTGGAGCCGCCGTTGCAGCAGCGGTGAAACTTTCTCAGGAACCAGAATATAAAGATAAAAATATCGTCGTCATTCTGGCTTCATCAGGTGAACGTTATCTAAGCAGTGTACTGTTTGCTGACTTGTCTGATGAATAA
- the cysZ gene encoding sulfate transporter CysZ, translated as MLNLTKSPKNLSGFQYLVQGCKLITRPGIKRFVLLPLLANVLFLGGSFWWLYQKLENWLPWIVSKVPDWMQWLSYILWPLAVISVLLIFTYFFSTIANFIAAPFNGLLAEKLEADLTGIPAPDTGVIALFKDVPRILKRELVKLRYYIPRALILLLLYFIPVIGQTAAPVLWFIFSAWMLSIQYCDYPFDNHKVSFPTMRSALRQNKIINLQFGATVNILTMIPIVNLVIMPIAVCAATAMWVDRYRDQHAPRIMP; from the coding sequence ATGCTGAATTTGACAAAATCGCCAAAAAATTTGAGCGGCTTTCAGTATTTGGTGCAAGGTTGCAAATTAATTACTCGCCCAGGCATTAAAAGATTTGTCTTATTGCCTTTGTTGGCAAATGTTTTGTTTCTCGGTGGCTCATTTTGGTGGCTCTACCAAAAACTGGAGAATTGGCTCCCTTGGATAGTGAGCAAAGTACCAGATTGGATGCAATGGCTCAGTTATATTTTATGGCCGCTGGCCGTGATCTCTGTTTTGCTGATTTTTACTTACTTCTTCAGCACAATAGCGAATTTTATCGCAGCGCCATTCAATGGCTTGCTGGCAGAGAAACTGGAAGCGGATTTAACAGGAATCCCCGCACCGGATACCGGCGTTATCGCACTCTTCAAAGATGTTCCACGTATCCTGAAACGGGAATTAGTCAAGCTGCGCTACTATATTCCACGCGCTCTGATCTTGTTGCTACTCTATTTTATTCCTGTTATCGGCCAGACTGCCGCACCTGTGCTCTGGTTTATTTTCAGTGCATGGATGTTATCGATTCAGTATTGTGATTACCCCTTTGATAACCATAAAGTCAGTTTTCCAACAATGCGTAGTGCCCTTCGCCAAAACAAAATAATTAATCTGCAATTTGGCGCAACAGTGAATATTTTAACCATGATACCCATTGTCAATTTGGTCATTATGCCTATTGCCGTATGCGCAGCGACGGCAATGTGGGTCGATCGCTATCGAGATCAACACGCTCCTCGTATTATGCCGTGA
- the zipA gene encoding cell division protein ZipA, translated as MMQDLRLILIIVGAIAIIALLLHGLWTSRKERSSLFRDRPVKRHKHDRQNSFVDDSDDEAFDNQQKPYAHKQVKSHQEYKAEPAIERRQQKLTEIDAATPEESDDPLLTGRQPETTARRAAIEEQEPQLGLFEFEEQNESERNGSAIEEKSQEAAGEKEAQTKVKEIVLVLHVAAHHGQELNGESLLQSILQSGFQFGEMQIFHRHVNPSGSGPVLFSLANMVKPGSFNPETMVDFTTPGVSIFMMVPSYGESSQNFKLMLQAAQRIASDVGGVVLDDERKMLTPQKIELYKARIRSTLGVQV; from the coding sequence ATGATGCAGGATTTGCGTCTGATATTAATCATTGTTGGTGCGATAGCAATAATAGCTTTGCTGTTACATGGGTTGTGGACCAGCCGTAAAGAGCGTTCTTCGCTTTTTCGTGATCGCCCAGTTAAACGTCATAAACATGATCGTCAGAATAGTTTCGTCGATGACAGTGATGATGAAGCGTTCGACAATCAGCAAAAGCCTTATGCCCATAAGCAGGTGAAATCTCATCAGGAGTATAAAGCTGAGCCAGCTATCGAGCGTCGTCAGCAAAAATTGACTGAAATTGATGCTGCAACGCCTGAAGAAAGCGATGATCCGTTGCTGACGGGCCGTCAGCCTGAAACGACAGCGAGAAGGGCAGCTATAGAAGAGCAGGAACCCCAACTCGGTCTGTTTGAATTTGAAGAGCAGAATGAGTCTGAAAGAAACGGATCTGCGATTGAAGAAAAATCTCAGGAGGCGGCTGGCGAAAAAGAAGCTCAGACCAAAGTGAAAGAAATTGTTTTGGTTCTTCACGTAGCAGCACACCACGGCCAGGAATTGAATGGTGAGTCCTTGCTGCAAAGTATTCTACAATCTGGCTTCCAGTTTGGGGAAATGCAGATTTTTCATCGTCACGTGAACCCATCAGGTAGCGGCCCGGTCCTGTTTAGTTTGGCAAATATGGTGAAACCGGGTTCATTTAATCCTGAAACAATGGTTGATTTTACGACTCCAGGGGTTTCCATATTTATGATGGTCCCTTCTTACGGAGAATCTAGTCAGAATTTTAAACTGATGTTGCAGGCGGCCCAGCGTATTGCTTCTGATGTTGGGGGTGTGGTGCTTGATGATGAGCGAAAAATGCTGACACCGCAAAAAATCGAATTGTATAAGGCACGTATTCGCAGCACACTTGGTGTTCAGGTATAA